The DNA sequence TGATAGCAGAAGAAATCTTCACGGTGGAGGAATGCTGGAACCCCAGAGGTCTTACCAGCATCTCATTCCAAGTAGGACTTTTTCTCCCAAATTTATTGTGATATCCGCTTTTCGACAGGCTTCCTGATTGAACTGTTTGCAATATAATACTGCAGACTCCAGCAGTTGCTTTTGGAGGATCGTGTTGAGAATGGTATCACTGACCCTGCACGTCTTGTGAAATTGAAGCGGGGATTGAACAGATACCCGTTTGACTCAGAAACCGGGAGAAGCTTTATGGAAAAGTTTATAAACACCTCTTCACCTGAGGACAAAGTTGTTCATGAAATTGCCTATGGTTCGTCACCCCTGGATCTGCCATCGAAAAGTACTAGTGAAGTGACTTCTCTTAAAGAATCAATGAGTGAAGGAAAGACTCTAGTAAAACCATTTGTGGATGAGGTAGGCGAGGGTCTCAGTGGCAGGGAATTTTCCTTGGGTACCAGACAATATCCTCTTCAGTTGGCTGATGAAAAAGAGATAGCAATTGATGCCAAAAGCAGAGATGGCAATGAAGATGGTTACCAGTCGGACAGTGTTGTAAGTGAGGTCGACAAATACATGGATGCCGTTGCTACTATGGAGACAGAAATAGAAACAGACACTGAATACAGAAGCAAATATGATAGTTTTGTGGATATGGAAAAACACGGGACAGATTATGATGCAAATGATGAACTGCTTCAAGGTCAATTTTCAGATTCTCAGTCAGCAAGGAACTCAAACGCGTCAGATGATAGGAACAATTCAATCAAAAAGGGATCATCTAGTTTTTCGTATTCTGATACTGGAAGCATGGGATCTAAGAATACGCCAGTAGATGATGTTGCAACTGAAAAGCCAACACCTACTGAAGTTTGTGAAGCTGATGCGGTTGTTATGGCAATGGAAAAGGTTTCCCCGAGTGAGGATCTTTCAATGTCTGAGGCTTATCAACCTCCAAAGATTGGTGTTCCCGGTTATACCTCTAATGAGGTAATCGACACACCAAGTTCTGAGTCTGAATCTGGAGAAATGTGTTCAGGTTTGCATCATTCAGATTCATCCTCCACACATAAACCTCTAGATGAAGGAGAAATCTTGGCTAGAGGCATATCAAGGGGACCGCTGATGCTTGAGATATGGTCTAACCATGATGAACCCGATACAAGATTCATCAAGACTGAAGAAAATAGCAGAACACGGGGCAATAATATACCCTGGATCTCTAGACACTCTAGTATTACTTCACAGACAATAGTTGATGAACAACCTGCAGAGACAGCACCTGCTGAAAACTATATACTGAATAACTTAAATGATAATTCAAGTGACCTTTCTACTGCTTCGATCCATATTTCTGAAAACAATTGTGAAGTAATTTCCAAGGAGTATGATGATGAAAGTTCATTGGATAATTTGCTCGCAGCAAAACAGGAAAAAGATGATTGTACTGAGAATTTAGTAGATGCTCAAGTTATGTTGCATCAGACAGTTGATTCACATGCAGAAGTTGAAACTTCTGTGCCATCCTCTTGGGACTCTGAAACAAGTAAAACAGTTCTGCAGCCTGTTGTCAATTCTgtagataatatatattcttcagCTAAAGAGACAACTCTGGACTCTGAACTTGTATCAGATAGTTCTAATAATTCCTCAACTGTGGAGCAACAGGAAGCTGTTCCTCCAATTACTATTGGTTCAGATATTGATACTTGTCATGAAGAGGAAATCTGTAATAGGCTTCTCCCTGAAGCAGACAGCGGTGGGATGGATATAAGTACCTGCAGCACTGGTTTGACAGGAATTGAAGCAACTGTAGTTGATCAAAACTCTAGTTACATGGACTCTGGAAGTCCTAGATCTTTCACTGGTTTTTCTGTACCCAGCAAAGAGCATGATGTTGAAGTAGGTGAAATTTCCTCCAATAAGAATTTGATTGGAAGCGAAGATATTGGAGTGGCAATTTCTTTGGGTTCCCTGAATTTCACAGCTCCTGGATCACTCATTGATGACAAACAAAGTAAAGAAGTTCAATCTGAAAACATTATTGGGGAATCCATTGTTGAAATTCATGATAGTGATGCTGACAAAGTTAATTCAACACATGAAAAAAATCTGTCACAAGAGGAATTCAACTGCGTACAGAAGCCAGATCAATATGGATTTGAAGTCAGTGACAAATTTCATCCACAGAGTATTGATGAATCAGTTGAGCAGACAACGATGGTTAATCAGGAGATTGCATTAGACTTTGCCCAATGTGAGACAGCCTCTGGTCATCATTCAGACTCCGAAATGTTAAATTATGTTCCTGACTCGAGTTTGCAGCCTGTTAGAGCTAATGAGCTCTCATCTTCAGAAACCAGTTCCCAACATGAAGAATCAGTACCTTCTGTGCAGAGTAAACTTCATGAGCATTCTGGTGATAGTTTGCTTTCAACCCATCACTATCCTGAGGAAATTCCAGAACCAAAGCTCACCCTACAGAGTGATCAAAATGATCTCGAACACCTGCATTTGGATAATTCAAATCCCAAGGAAGTATCTCAGTCAGAACAGTCATGCTGTTTGGATCATCCAGATGAAGGAAGCACTGAATCTCAATCTGAACCTTGTCTTGCAGCAAGCATGCCTGTAGTTCAGGCGAACATACAGGCCGATAGCTTTGGCATAGAGTCTCTGTCCGGTGATAAAGAAATCTATAGTCCATCATCTAAGTTGCACTTAAATGACGCGGACCGTGGAGGAAGCTTTATTACTTCTCCCAAGTCATCGTTGATTTTCTCCCCAACTGAAGCTATGAATTCAGATATCTCACAACCAGAAAACAATGAAGTTGACATCCCTGCACATGCCagtgatgaagcaagtgaagTCTCTTCAAGCTATCCCCTGCTTCCTGCAGTACCTCAAATTGACTTGGCTGAAATGCCTCCTCTACCACCTTTACCTCCAGCCCAGTGGAGGATTGGGAGAACTCAGCAACATGCTTTCCTGCCTTCAGATAGAGACACAGTGCAAAATACTTTTGGCCTTTTTCCACCAAGTTTTCCATTGACGACCAGCAATGATACTCGAACAGGCAATCAAACAAGTACAGTTGATTTGCTACCTCCAGTGCCAATTTTGCAACTTCCTACCGTCAAAGATGAGGATCAAACAAGTACGGAAGATTTGCTACCTCCAGTGCCAATTTTGCAACCTCCTACTGTCATAGAGGAGCCTCAACATATTTATCAGAACTTGCTGCAGGATACGGCACATTCTAATCAACTGTCAGTGCAAATGCAACTCACCTCTAATGATGGGAGCAGCAATGTTCCAACTTCTGATAGCACATCCTACATGGACCCATGCCTAACATTGCCCTCTACAATTAATGAGGACCCTGGTCATGCCATGCATGCTGGAGAAGCAGGAAGTACGCAATCGAGTTATACTCCGTCCTTGACCACAGCAACTATTGTCAATTCATCATCTGGATCTGTACCTAATCATCcatcaagtcaaatgcaaccgGAAGTATGTCTAGAACCTGAGGACACTTCCTCAAGGTCAGAAGTAAGGCTGATAAAGTTTGCTGACACACGTGTACCTCAACCAACATTAGCAGATGAACATCTTAAGGATGTTTCTACAATTTCAGAAGGTGAACCTGCATCGTCAACAAGTAACTCCCTGTATCCAGCTCTTGAAGATAGTACAATGAATGGGAATCGTCCAATGAAACTTCACCGACCTCGTACGCCTCTCATTGATGCTGTTGCTGCTCATGACAGAAGCATGGTAATTATTGTTTTACAGTAATTTAGATAAGTGTGGTTCTAGATACGTTTCTTGATATTgtacaactatatgcagttgaAGAAGGTGAAGGAACGACCTCGGCCTGAGATACAGAAGGTAGATGATAGAGATAGTCTTTTACAGCAAATACGCACCAAGGTACTAGTTATGGAGTCTTATCCCCATTCCTCCCCCTTCGCCATCTCTTGTTgtctttatcaagtttatccaCAAAATTACGATGATTGATATTTTCTGTTTCCCAGTCCTTCAACTTGAAACCTGCAGTAGCGACTAGGCCTAGCATTCAAGGTCCTAAAACAAATTTGAGATTCGCAGCCATTTTAGAGAAAGCAAACGCCATTCGCCAGGTTTCCCTTCTTTCCTCCACACTTTCTCCCCCTTCCGGTTTTTCCCTCTATACTGTTTTTGTTTTACTAGTGCTGAAATAATAAGAATGAAGAATTTAAATATAGGCATTAGCTGATAGCGACGAGGAGGATGATGATACTTGGAGCGATTCATGAATTTTGTGCTCCGAAGCAGTTGTCTTGCACACTGTATTATGCAAATGTTCGCCCCAGAAATTTGTGCTTGGTTTCCAAATTCTTACACGACAGAATCATAGCCATAAATCGGTTGAGGATATTATTCTTTTCTATCGAATAGTTGATATTTGTATTTGGCAATATCcgttttg is a window from the Daucus carota subsp. sativus chromosome 8, DH1 v3.0, whole genome shotgun sequence genome containing:
- the LOC108199409 gene encoding protein SCAR2 isoform X1, with product MPMSRYEIRNEYSLADPELFGAADKDDPEALLEAVSMAGLVGLLRQLGDLAEFAAEIFHDLHEEVMATATRGHGLIVRVEQLEAEVPLIEKAFLSQTSPSVFFSNAGTDWHPSLHTNQNLITGGDLPRFIMDSCEECRGPPRLFLLDKFDVAGAGACLKRYTDPSFFKLEASSYGLSGAEVQKEKRSRKSKQKKSSRWRNAGTPEVLPASHSKLQQLLLEDRVENGITDPARLVKLKRGLNRYPFDSETGRSFMEKFINTSSPEDKVVHEIAYGSSPLDLPSKSTSEVTSLKESMSEGKTLVKPFVDEVGEGLSGREFSLGTRQYPLQLADEKEIAIDAKSRDGNEDGYQSDSVVSEVDKYMDAVATMETEIETDTEYRSKYDSFVDMEKHGTDYDANDELLQGQFSDSQSARNSNASDDRNNSIKKGSSSFSYSDTGSMGSKNTPVDDVATEKPTPTEVCEADAVVMAMEKVSPSEDLSMSEAYQPPKIGVPGYTSNEVIDTPSSESESGEMCSGLHHSDSSSTHKPLDEGEILARGISRGPLMLEIWSNHDEPDTRFIKTEENSRTRGNNIPWISRHSSITSQTIVDEQPAETAPAENYILNNLNDNSSDLSTASIHISENNCEVISKEYDDESSLDNLLAAKQEKDDCTENLVDAQVMLHQTVDSHAEVETSVPSSWDSETSKTVLQPVVNSVDNIYSSAKETTLDSELVSDSSNNSSTVEQQEAVPPITIGSDIDTCHEEEICNRLLPEADSGGMDISTCSTGLTGIEATVVDQNSSYMDSGSPRSFTGFSVPSKEHDVEVGEISSNKNLIGSEDIGVAISLGSLNFTAPGSLIDDKQSKEVQSENIIGESIVEIHDSDADKVNSTHEKNLSQEEFNCVQKPDQYGFEVSDKFHPQSIDESVEQTTMVNQEIALDFAQCETASGHHSDSEMLNYVPDSSLQPVRANELSSSETSSQHEESVPSVQSKLHEHSGDSLLSTHHYPEEIPEPKLTLQSDQNDLEHLHLDNSNPKEVSQSEQSCCLDHPDEGSTESQSEPCLAASMPVVQANIQADSFGIESLSGDKEIYSPSSKLHLNDADRGGSFITSPKSSLIFSPTEAMNSDISQPENNEVDIPAHASDEASEVSSSYPLLPAVPQIDLAEMPPLPPLPPAQWRIGRTQQHAFLPSDRDTVQNTFGLFPPSFPLTTSNDTRTGNQTSTVDLLPPVPILQLPTVKDEDQTSTEDLLPPVPILQPPTVIEEPQHIYQNLLQDTAHSNQLSVQMQLTSNDGSSNVPTSDSTSYMDPCLTLPSTINEDPGHAMHAGEAGSTQSSYTPSLTTATIVNSSSGSVPNHPSSQMQPEVCLEPEDTSSRSEVRLIKFADTRVPQPTLADEHLKDVSTISEGEPASSTSNSLYPALEDSTMNGNRPMKLHRPRTPLIDAVAAHDRSMLKKVKERPRPEIQKVDDRDSLLQQIRTKSFNLKPAVATRPSIQGPKTNLRFAAILEKANAIRQALADSDEEDDDTWSDS
- the LOC108199409 gene encoding protein SCAR2 isoform X2; translated protein: MPMSRYEIRNEYSLADPELFGAADKDDPEALLEAVSMAGLVGLLRQLGDLAEFAAEIFHDLHEEVMATATRGHGLIVRVEQLEAEVPLIEKAFLSQTSPSVFFSNAGTDWHPSLHTNQNLITGGDLPRFIMDSCEECRGPPRLFLLDKFDVAGAGACLKRYTDPSFFKLEASSYGLSGAEVQKEKRSRKSKKKSSRWRNAGTPEVLPASHSKLQQLLLEDRVENGITDPARLVKLKRGLNRYPFDSETGRSFMEKFINTSSPEDKVVHEIAYGSSPLDLPSKSTSEVTSLKESMSEGKTLVKPFVDEVGEGLSGREFSLGTRQYPLQLADEKEIAIDAKSRDGNEDGYQSDSVVSEVDKYMDAVATMETEIETDTEYRSKYDSFVDMEKHGTDYDANDELLQGQFSDSQSARNSNASDDRNNSIKKGSSSFSYSDTGSMGSKNTPVDDVATEKPTPTEVCEADAVVMAMEKVSPSEDLSMSEAYQPPKIGVPGYTSNEVIDTPSSESESGEMCSGLHHSDSSSTHKPLDEGEILARGISRGPLMLEIWSNHDEPDTRFIKTEENSRTRGNNIPWISRHSSITSQTIVDEQPAETAPAENYILNNLNDNSSDLSTASIHISENNCEVISKEYDDESSLDNLLAAKQEKDDCTENLVDAQVMLHQTVDSHAEVETSVPSSWDSETSKTVLQPVVNSVDNIYSSAKETTLDSELVSDSSNNSSTVEQQEAVPPITIGSDIDTCHEEEICNRLLPEADSGGMDISTCSTGLTGIEATVVDQNSSYMDSGSPRSFTGFSVPSKEHDVEVGEISSNKNLIGSEDIGVAISLGSLNFTAPGSLIDDKQSKEVQSENIIGESIVEIHDSDADKVNSTHEKNLSQEEFNCVQKPDQYGFEVSDKFHPQSIDESVEQTTMVNQEIALDFAQCETASGHHSDSEMLNYVPDSSLQPVRANELSSSETSSQHEESVPSVQSKLHEHSGDSLLSTHHYPEEIPEPKLTLQSDQNDLEHLHLDNSNPKEVSQSEQSCCLDHPDEGSTESQSEPCLAASMPVVQANIQADSFGIESLSGDKEIYSPSSKLHLNDADRGGSFITSPKSSLIFSPTEAMNSDISQPENNEVDIPAHASDEASEVSSSYPLLPAVPQIDLAEMPPLPPLPPAQWRIGRTQQHAFLPSDRDTVQNTFGLFPPSFPLTTSNDTRTGNQTSTVDLLPPVPILQLPTVKDEDQTSTEDLLPPVPILQPPTVIEEPQHIYQNLLQDTAHSNQLSVQMQLTSNDGSSNVPTSDSTSYMDPCLTLPSTINEDPGHAMHAGEAGSTQSSYTPSLTTATIVNSSSGSVPNHPSSQMQPEVCLEPEDTSSRSEVRLIKFADTRVPQPTLADEHLKDVSTISEGEPASSTSNSLYPALEDSTMNGNRPMKLHRPRTPLIDAVAAHDRSMLKKVKERPRPEIQKVDDRDSLLQQIRTKSFNLKPAVATRPSIQGPKTNLRFAAILEKANAIRQALADSDEEDDDTWSDS